AGAAGACAATTGTCGGCAATTTGGTCGGCACTTATGCCGAATTGGTCGAGTTGATGGCGCTGGCGGATCGCGGCCTGGTTAATCTCGCCACGCATGAATATAAACTCGCCGACGCCAATCAGGCTCTGCACGATCTGCATGCCGGTAAAATAAGAGGAAGGGCCGTCCTCATTCCCTAAATTAGGCTGTTCGACGTGTCACTGGTTTCTGTCTCATCTTCGTTCCTCTCGGTCACTACGATGAGCCAGAAATCCTCCCTTATGCAATTAATTCAATCTGTCCCATAGGCGCTGACGTCAGACAATTCAATGCGTCATTAATTTACAATATTTTTTCCATTAATGGGACAATTAAATGACAATAAATGAGGCCTAACTTGAATTTAATTGACGCGAATTTTCACCTTTAAACAACAGAGCGCGACCAGGGTCCGGCTCGTCTTTCGGCTCACGTCAAACATCCCGAGACCGCGTGTCCACCAAGCAGATTCCAAAAGAAACTGTCCGTCGTCATATAAATTGGGACAAACTCGGAGCTGATTTAAAGGAGAGTCTGGCTCATCTGGTTCAAGGTATTAGGCGGCGTATGTCCTTGATCGCCTTCGCACCACCCGGGTGGCTGCACCAGTTGCTCAAGTATGGTGCGATAGACGCCGGCGTGGTCGATGAGAAAAAAAGCGGTAGTGATTAGTTACCTCCGCGTTGATCCCGGCCGCACAGGTTTTTTGACGTTAATTAAATAAAGATAGTGTCCAGTAGACGGTAGCAAGTAGACGTCGAGCATTACCGTTTCATCGTGCATGTTTCGAGTTTCCCCGCTTCCCTTCCACACATAACCCATTTCACATGGGCTGGCGGCAATGGGCCGGGGTGTCGGAGCACAAGGGAGGCGAATGTGGCTCCGACTTGAGGACGCCCGGCACGCCCTATAAAGGGTAGAGGGCCTTGCCTCATACACCATCATTTGCCTAGAACTTCGGTTAGATCAGGCGCTTCAGTCAAACTAATTGGCAGACTTTTCTGGTCCACGCACTTGTTAGGCTCAACCAGTTCGCCACTTGGCTCTCCGGCCAAAATCACAGCAACACGTCGGTCTAAAGAGTTTCGAGTGCCGTCAGCGGAGCTAGATATAGGCTTCAACTCACCTCTAGGACCGATCCACATTTGGTCCGGTGAGACACCAAGCGCTATCATTCTCCGCCAGACCGCGAGCGCACGTCTCAGCGATAAATCAATATTGTAACCGGCTGCTCCCGAGAGATCGGCATGCCCCTCGATAAAGACTTCGATAGTCTCAACGCCACTGGCTTGAATGGCACTCGCGCTCAGCACCGTCTCCGCGGCATCGTTAATTTGCGCGCTGTTGTGCTGGAATTGGATCAAATAATCGTGCGACGGCGGGTAAGAAGTGGGCTCTCCTGACAAACAGGAAAATTCCGATTTGTCTGTAACCGGCGCAATATCGGCGATTATGGTTGGTGAAAAAATATTAGGATCAAGAGTGTTGCTAGCCTGCCTAAATTTCACCCAAACGTTTACTGCGTTTTCAAATTCTTGCCTACATTTCGCTATATGCTCGGCCTGCCATCCTTCTTCCTCTTGCTCCATCCAACAATCGAAGGAAACTTGAGCGCGAGCCGCCTGGACGGGCATTTGATCGCCGAATCCGGCTTCCAGTTTTTCAAGAAGTAAATAGCGGGCCTCCACGAAAGCTGGTTCTGACTTTTTAGAGATGTTCCAGTCGC
The Nitrospinaceae bacterium DNA segment above includes these coding regions:
- a CDS encoding NAD(P)-dependent alcohol dehydrogenase — encoded protein: KTIVGNLVGTYAELVELMALADRGLVNLATHEYKLADANQALHDLHAGKIRGRAVLIP
- a CDS encoding OmpA family protein, whose protein sequence is MSDKPCTRSGRKIFIVHASAIVFGLVVAACSFDIKEARNLAVEGDEFNDELAREYRNIALFEADEMYDWPDAALFSRKAILASTGQSPAPEDIRDWNISKKSEPAFVEARYLLLEKLEAGFGDQMPVQAARAQVSFDCWMEQEEEGWQAEHIAKCRQEFENAVNVWVKFRQASNTLDPNIFSPTIIADIAPVTDKSEFSCLSGEPTSYPPSHDYLIQFQHNSAQINDAAETVLSASAIQASGVETIEVFIEGHADLSGAAGYNIDLSLRRALAVWRRMIALGVSPDQMWIGPRGELKPISSSADGTRNSLDRRVAVILAGEPSGELVEPNKCVDQKSLPISLTEAPDLTEVLGK